Proteins from a genomic interval of Zingiber officinale cultivar Zhangliang chromosome 2A, Zo_v1.1, whole genome shotgun sequence:
- the LOC122040109 gene encoding dormancy-associated protein homolog 3-like, with amino-acid sequence MGLLDKLWDDTLAGPRPDSGLSRLRKPPSFSFSSSSSSSSPGVVSPVGAATPTAAAAAAAAGRAGNSGEGISVITGPQTGEETRVTRSIMIKRPPGWSSTGSGTPPSSPASSTPPPSPFAGAGGAQRFRRKSMSDSMERRRSPSELPVADSSSSSTYPPFDV; translated from the exons ATGGGCCTACTCGACAAGCTTTGGGACGACACCCTCGCCGGCCCCCGCCCCGATTCCGGCCTCAGCCGCCTCCGCAAGCCgccctccttctccttctcctcctcctcctcttcctcctcccccgGCGTCGTTTCACCCGTAG GGGCGGCGACGCCTaccgcggcggcggcggcggcggctgcaGGAAGAGCGGGCAACAGCGGGGAGGGCATAAGTGTAATTACTGGCCCGCAGACTGGGGAGGAGACGAGAGTGACGCGGAGCATTATGATAAAGAGGCCTCCCGGGTGGTCGTCGACTGGGAGCGGCACTCCGCCGTCGTCGCCTGCGAGCtccacccctcccccctctcccTTCGCCG GAGCCGGAGGCGCGCAGCGGTTCAGGAGGAAGTCAATGTCGGACTCGATGGAGAGGAGGCGATCGCCATCGGAGCTGCCGGTGGCTGATTCCAGTTCTTCTTCCACTTATCCTCCCTTCGAtgtgtaa